In uncultured delta proteobacterium, the following proteins share a genomic window:
- a CDS encoding Glycosyltransferase, WcfI-like protein: MNVLHVNTHPSGGGAAVAARRLHKGLREAGVCSSFAFLENHSEEPGLIPLGGSFWGQVYRAFGERLGGKLRNIFYSRPEHPSYSTFSLFPSLLGGAINAIPKDILHLHWVNAGFLSPWDIRRLRGPVVWSLHDAWPFTGGCHYSNCGCLRYAEGCGRCPELSSWTLYDVSRLHWRMKRRAANDLRPVVVAASREHAAKAARSGLFPEDHIRIIPNGVDVAVFRPFPKEQARDILRLPRDRKIILTGAFGAMSDYNKGFDLLRFALDRLGANGENALLAVFGENETDNAMSVPVHFLGRLRDDATLALAYSAADVFVCPSRSESFSLTTLEALACGTPVAAFSVGGIPDMVEHGVSGCLAKPEDPEDLARGIAYILEDEERARNMGAAGRRRVQEEFSLPVIAKRHIALYEEISADSGDTRKGKSL, encoded by the coding sequence ATGAATGTTTTGCATGTGAATACGCATCCTTCCGGAGGAGGGGCGGCAGTCGCAGCCCGGCGGTTGCACAAGGGGCTGCGTGAGGCCGGCGTATGTTCGTCCTTTGCTTTTTTGGAAAACCACAGTGAGGAACCCGGCCTTATTCCCTTGGGCGGCAGTTTTTGGGGGCAGGTTTACCGGGCGTTCGGCGAACGCCTGGGCGGAAAATTGCGGAATATTTTTTATTCCAGGCCGGAGCATCCTTCATATTCGACGTTTTCTCTTTTTCCCAGCTTGCTGGGCGGGGCCATTAATGCGATACCCAAAGATATTCTGCACCTGCACTGGGTGAACGCCGGTTTTCTGAGCCCTTGGGATATACGCCGCCTGCGCGGTCCGGTCGTCTGGAGCCTCCATGACGCGTGGCCCTTTACCGGGGGCTGCCATTACTCCAATTGCGGCTGTCTTCGCTACGCGGAAGGATGCGGCAGGTGTCCCGAACTCTCCAGCTGGACTTTATACGATGTATCCCGCCTGCATTGGCGGATGAAACGCCGTGCGGCAAATGACCTGCGGCCGGTGGTCGTGGCCGCGAGCCGGGAACATGCGGCGAAGGCCGCCCGTAGCGGCCTGTTTCCAGAAGACCATATACGGATCATTCCGAATGGCGTGGATGTTGCCGTTTTCCGCCCATTTCCCAAGGAACAGGCGCGTGATATTCTGAGGTTGCCGCGGGACCGGAAAATTATCCTGACCGGCGCGTTTGGAGCGATGAGCGACTATAATAAGGGCTTTGATTTGCTCCGTTTCGCCTTGGATAGGCTTGGGGCCAACGGGGAAAATGCCCTGCTTGCGGTTTTCGGTGAAAATGAGACGGATAACGCCATGTCAGTTCCCGTCCATTTTTTGGGCCGATTGCGGGATGACGCAACACTCGCGCTCGCCTATTCCGCCGCGGATGTTTTCGTCTGCCCCTCCCGTTCGGAAAGTTTTTCACTGACAACCCTGGAAGCGCTGGCGTGCGGTACTCCTGTTGCCGCCTTTTCAGTAGGAGGCATTCCGGATATGGTTGAGCACGGCGTTTCCGGCTGTTTGGCAAAGCCAGAGGATCCGGAAGATCTGGCAAGGGGAATCGCGTATATTCTTGAAGATGAAGAGCGCGCCAGGAACATGGGGGCGGCCGGTAGAAGAAGAGTGCAGGAAGAATTTTCCCTGCCGGTCATTGCGAAGAGACATATCGCTCTTTATGAGGAAATTTCGGCTGATTCGGGGGATACGCGCAAGGGGAAGTCTCTGTGA
- a CDS encoding hypothetical protein (Evidence 5 : No homology to any previously reported sequences): MFIQKIKRRLKHAYYGLMGKYNSLDSLQDRIESLRDHISLTPRSVEYVMISPSYMCTYECFFCSTHSYLLKPGEYADAINANYLPEFVKDKNNFLLPLDTYERLIRDLKLLRVRHIDFSGIGEPLLHPDIVQMVALASKNGIGTSITSNGSILTPEKFDALASAGLGTLVLSVNSLVPERYEQIHGKAGREGYKRLFGLFEHIAARKQERLAMPVYASFAITPGNMDEIEAIEAFKRTYLLDKVNYTPVNAHECSMQYALSEDHVNSVAAAITRLTDQKGEEFKHLWESTAKRNEMDLPCYTGTKFVWINSNGDVICCCFGYYVLGNIKKQSFQSIWTSDKYILFRKKALSMHLTKKPPEIANCTQCPMPCAYHEELGDDAAGLHEALRILYGGLS; the protein is encoded by the coding sequence TTGTTCATTCAAAAGATAAAAAGGCGCTTGAAGCATGCCTACTACGGGTTAATGGGAAAGTATAATTCCTTGGACTCCCTGCAAGATAGAATTGAGTCTCTTCGCGACCACATCTCTCTCACACCCCGCTCTGTAGAATATGTAATGATTTCACCATCATATATGTGTACATATGAGTGTTTTTTTTGCTCTACCCACAGCTACCTTTTAAAGCCTGGCGAATATGCGGATGCCATCAATGCAAACTATCTTCCTGAATTCGTAAAAGATAAAAACAATTTTTTATTGCCGCTAGATACTTACGAACGGCTTATTCGCGATTTGAAACTTTTGCGCGTTCGGCATATTGACTTTTCCGGTATTGGCGAACCATTGCTGCACCCGGATATCGTTCAGATGGTTGCTCTTGCTTCGAAAAACGGGATAGGCACCAGCATTACCTCCAACGGATCCATTTTGACGCCGGAGAAGTTTGACGCGCTCGCTTCGGCGGGCTTGGGCACTTTGGTGCTGAGCGTAAATTCGCTGGTACCGGAACGGTATGAGCAGATTCATGGTAAAGCGGGACGTGAGGGATATAAGCGTCTGTTCGGCCTCTTTGAACATATTGCTGCGCGGAAACAGGAAAGACTTGCCATGCCTGTTTATGCGAGTTTCGCGATAACCCCTGGCAATATGGATGAAATAGAGGCCATTGAGGCTTTCAAGCGGACATACCTCCTTGACAAGGTGAACTATACGCCAGTCAATGCGCATGAATGTTCCATGCAGTATGCATTGTCCGAAGACCATGTCAATTCTGTAGCGGCTGCGATAACGCGGTTAACGGACCAAAAGGGCGAGGAATTTAAGCATCTCTGGGAATCGACGGCAAAACGTAATGAGATGGACCTTCCCTGCTACACTGGAACGAAGTTTGTCTGGATTAACAGTAATGGTGACGTGATTTGCTGTTGTTTCGGTTATTACGTTCTTGGTAACATCAAAAAGCAGAGCTTCCAATCCATATGGACATCTGACAAGTATATTCTTTTCAGGAAAAAGGCGCTTTCGATGCATTTGACAAAAAAGCCTCCGGAGATTGCGAATTGTACGCAATGCCCAATGCCTTGTGCATATCATGAAGAACTCGGCGATGATGCCGCTGGGCTTCATGAGGCGCTGCGGATACTTTATGGCGGGCTGTCCTGA
- a CDS encoding UDP-N-acetylglucosamine 2-epimerase produces MKVMTVLGTRPEIIRLSRVIPLLDSLCEHVVVFTGQNYDPRLSTLFFDDLGIRKADYSLETRAESTWGQIGNILRETEAVLRKEKPDRFLVLGDTNSALTAMIAKRQGVTVYHMEAGNRCFDDRVPEEVNRRVIDHSSDVLLPYTNRSRDHLLREAFHPNRVYVTGNPIKEVMDYYSPWVEASEILKTLGVTAGEYFLVTLHRAENVDIPERLASFMAAFGALAARYAVPVLLSLHPHTRARLADNGIATPKGVVFLDPPGFFDFVRLEKDAKALLSDSGTVQEEGCIMGVPTVTLRDVTERPETLECGSNILSGCSSEEIQRCLDMVLSRSAFWTPPAEYLETEVSRTVANIVLGYRL; encoded by the coding sequence ATGAAAGTCATGACCGTGCTCGGCACGCGGCCCGAGATCATCCGGCTTTCGCGTGTCATTCCGCTTTTGGATTCCCTGTGCGAACATGTTGTCGTATTCACGGGGCAAAATTACGATCCCCGGTTGAGCACGCTTTTTTTTGACGACCTGGGTATACGCAAGGCGGATTATTCGCTGGAAACCCGGGCGGAATCGACCTGGGGCCAGATCGGCAACATTTTGCGGGAAACAGAAGCTGTTCTCCGCAAGGAAAAGCCTGACAGATTCCTCGTGCTCGGAGACACTAATTCGGCCTTGACCGCCATGATCGCGAAACGCCAAGGCGTTACGGTGTACCACATGGAGGCGGGCAACCGCTGCTTCGACGACCGGGTGCCGGAAGAGGTCAATCGCCGGGTCATCGACCATTCCTCGGATGTGCTGTTGCCCTATACCAACAGAAGCCGGGACCATCTCCTGCGTGAGGCGTTTCATCCCAACAGGGTTTACGTCACGGGCAATCCGATCAAGGAAGTGATGGACTATTACAGCCCGTGGGTTGAGGCCAGCGAGATACTCAAGACGCTGGGCGTGACGGCGGGAGAATATTTCCTGGTAACCCTCCACCGTGCCGAAAACGTGGATATCCCCGAAAGGCTTGCGTCCTTCATGGCCGCTTTCGGCGCTCTTGCCGCGCGGTACGCCGTGCCGGTTCTTCTGTCGCTTCACCCGCATACCCGCGCGCGGCTTGCCGATAACGGTATTGCGACTCCCAAGGGAGTGGTCTTCCTTGACCCTCCGGGATTTTTTGATTTCGTGCGCCTGGAAAAAGACGCCAAAGCCCTGCTTTCGGACAGCGGCACAGTGCAGGAGGAAGGCTGCATCATGGGCGTGCCCACGGTGACTTTGCGCGACGTGACGGAACGGCCGGAAACGCTGGAGTGCGGGAGCAATATCCTGAGCGGCTGCTCTTCCGAAGAAATACAGCGGTGTCTGGATATGGTGCTGAGCCGTAGCGCTTTCTGGACGCCGCCGGCCGAGTATCTTGAGACGGAAGTCAGCCGGACTGTCGCCAATATTGTGTTGGGGTACAGGTTGTGA
- a CDS encoding Glycosyltransferase, which translates to MTGFHPLVSIIIPVYKGADYMREAIDSALAQTYDNCEVIVVNDGSPDNGETERIALSYGDRIRYFAKENGGVATALNLGIREMRGEYFSWLSHDDLYLPEKVAMQVEALRRLPDRRVILYSDFYYMDAQGVVTGEYCFPDIEPGAMFCHLYENSSLHGCSLLIPRCAFDRVGFFPEHLKTTQDYELWFAMARVYSFVRIPHRLIQFRLHEAQGTNCLPERNPEELALFARHLDGYMECKKRDLPGEKDILRFLLALRVKQGRFAQARYILGQCASKGGGVFAAEMRLRHIGLVAAASIFSRVSFLKKRLRPIKRGLCGV; encoded by the coding sequence GTGACCGGCTTCCATCCTTTGGTTTCAATAATCATCCCTGTTTATAAAGGCGCTGACTATATGCGTGAGGCCATTGATTCGGCCCTCGCGCAGACATACGATAATTGCGAAGTTATTGTGGTGAATGACGGCTCTCCCGATAATGGGGAAACGGAACGCATCGCGCTTTCCTACGGGGACAGAATCCGTTACTTCGCGAAAGAAAACGGTGGAGTCGCCACGGCGCTCAATCTGGGCATACGGGAGATGCGGGGCGAGTATTTTTCCTGGCTTTCGCATGATGATCTGTATTTGCCGGAAAAGGTGGCAATGCAGGTAGAGGCTTTACGCCGCCTTCCGGACAGGCGGGTGATCCTCTACAGCGATTTCTACTATATGGACGCTCAGGGTGTGGTCACCGGCGAGTATTGTTTTCCGGACATAGAGCCGGGCGCCATGTTTTGTCACCTGTATGAAAACAGCTCTCTGCATGGCTGCTCTCTGCTTATCCCCAGATGCGCTTTTGACCGGGTGGGCTTTTTCCCAGAGCATCTGAAGACAACCCAGGACTATGAACTCTGGTTTGCGATGGCTCGTGTTTATTCTTTCGTGCGGATACCCCACCGGTTGATACAATTCAGGTTGCACGAGGCGCAGGGAACAAACTGTCTGCCTGAACGCAACCCTGAAGAATTGGCGCTTTTTGCCCGGCATCTGGACGGGTATATGGAATGCAAAAAACGGGACTTGCCGGGCGAAAAGGATATCCTGCGTTTTTTACTGGCTCTGCGTGTGAAACAGGGGCGATTCGCCCAGGCACGGTATATTCTTGGCCAATGCGCCAGCAAAGGCGGCGGGGTTTTTGCGGCGGAGATGCGGCTTCGCCATATCGGCCTTGTAGCTGCGGCCAGTATTTTTTCCAGAGTGTCTTTTCTTAAAAAGAGGTTGCGCCCGATAAAACGTGGACTTTGCGGCGTGTAG
- a CDS encoding NAD-dependent epimerase/dehydratase, translating to MRILILGIGGMLGNSLYRELNVPSLDVFGSLRNIKKIRAFFPTDAGARLIDGVDAYKFDSVEQAANMVNPDVLINCIGLIRQLPEGKLPLPCIEINARFPHLLAKMCRERHIRLIHYSTDCVFDGAKGAPYTEDDPPSAKDIYGLSKFLGEVRESPALTIRTSIIGHELRNKLSLVEWFLAQKGTVKGYTQAIYSGLPVTEHARILREYVLPNPALTGLYQVAGRPISKYELLQLVAREYGKKISIEPEPTVREDKRLSGDAFFRSTGYVPPEWPELIRAMRAAHQAVMGDSAV from the coding sequence ATGCGCATTCTCATTCTTGGTATTGGCGGCATGTTGGGTAATTCTCTCTATAGAGAACTCAACGTCCCAAGCCTTGATGTTTTCGGCTCACTTCGAAACATTAAGAAGATCCGGGCTTTTTTCCCAACCGATGCTGGTGCTCGTCTGATTGATGGCGTGGATGCCTACAAGTTCGATTCCGTCGAACAGGCAGCTAACATGGTGAATCCTGATGTGCTTATCAATTGTATCGGCCTTATCCGCCAGCTTCCGGAAGGAAAGTTGCCGCTTCCCTGCATTGAAATCAATGCTCGCTTTCCCCACTTATTGGCGAAAATGTGTCGCGAGCGGCATATCCGGCTCATCCACTACAGCACGGATTGCGTTTTCGACGGCGCCAAGGGCGCTCCGTATACCGAGGATGATCCGCCATCCGCCAAAGACATTTACGGCCTCAGCAAGTTTCTCGGGGAAGTGCGGGAATCTCCGGCCCTGACCATTCGCACGTCCATCATTGGGCACGAGCTGCGTAACAAGCTCAGTCTTGTGGAATGGTTCCTGGCGCAGAAAGGAACGGTCAAAGGGTATACCCAGGCAATATACAGCGGGCTGCCGGTAACGGAACATGCGCGTATCCTGCGGGAGTATGTGTTGCCCAATCCCGCCCTGACGGGCCTTTACCAGGTTGCCGGAAGGCCGATTTCCAAGTATGAGCTTTTGCAGCTCGTTGCCCGCGAATATGGAAAAAAAATATCCATTGAGCCGGAACCAACGGTTAGAGAAGACAAAAGGCTTTCGGGCGACGCCTTTTTCCGCTCTACCGGCTATGTGCCCCCCGAATGGCCGGAATTGATCCGGGCGATGCGCGCGGCACATCAGGCCGTAATGGGAGATAGCGCAGTATGA
- the capD gene encoding UDP-glucose 4-epimerase, which translates to MNVFQDKYLVITGGTGSLGKTLVRHLLAGTYGTPRKIIIFSRDEAKQHYMRVAYSTVKNPTDEIIYDNFRRLLEFRIGDVRNYASLCSVLRGADIVINAAALKQVPSCEYFPVEAAMTNVIGASNIVRAISENDLPVETVVGVSTDKACLPVNAMGMTKALQERMFIAANVTTPKTRFICVRYGNVLASRGSVIPLFHEQILAGGPVTITTEDMTRFLLPLSHAVTTIATAVAGAAPGETYVPKIAAALITDIAKALIGDRDIPVKVIGIRPGEKVHELMIAPEEGVRAYDRGDFYAIKPMLPELASLRKETDAPRGRSYGSNDDVMDFAGTLALLQKYKLMVGDVRDDSDEELLS; encoded by the coding sequence ATGAATGTTTTTCAGGATAAATACCTCGTCATTACCGGTGGGACCGGCTCCTTGGGTAAAACCCTCGTGCGGCATCTGCTGGCCGGAACTTATGGGACTCCCCGGAAAATAATTATTTTTTCCCGTGACGAAGCCAAGCAGCATTACATGAGGGTCGCGTATTCGACGGTAAAAAATCCGACCGACGAAATTATTTATGACAACTTCCGGCGTTTGCTTGAGTTCCGAATCGGCGACGTGCGAAATTACGCGTCGCTCTGTTCTGTTTTGAGAGGAGCGGATATCGTCATCAACGCGGCCGCGCTGAAGCAGGTTCCTTCCTGCGAGTATTTTCCCGTGGAAGCGGCCATGACCAACGTCATCGGCGCGAGCAACATCGTGCGGGCGATCAGTGAGAACGATTTGCCCGTGGAAACGGTCGTCGGGGTTTCAACGGACAAGGCCTGCCTGCCCGTCAATGCCATGGGCATGACCAAAGCCTTGCAGGAGCGCATGTTCATCGCGGCCAACGTCACCACCCCCAAAACGCGCTTTATCTGCGTGCGGTACGGCAACGTTCTTGCCTCGCGCGGTTCCGTCATTCCATTGTTCCATGAACAGATTCTCGCGGGCGGGCCTGTTACCATCACTACCGAAGACATGACCCGCTTCCTGCTGCCGCTTTCCCATGCGGTGACCACCATTGCTACGGCCGTTGCCGGGGCGGCCCCCGGCGAAACCTACGTGCCGAAAATTGCCGCCGCTTTGATAACGGATATTGCCAAAGCGCTTATCGGGGACCGGGATATCCCGGTAAAGGTCATCGGCATCCGGCCAGGGGAGAAAGTTCACGAATTGATGATCGCGCCGGAAGAGGGCGTACGCGCTTATGACCGCGGCGACTTTTACGCCATCAAACCGATGCTGCCCGAGCTGGCATCCCTCAGGAAAGAAACAGATGCGCCGCGAGGCCGTTCCTACGGTTCCAACGACGATGTGATGGATTTCGCGGGCACGCTGGCGTTGTTGCAAAAATACAAGCTCATGGTCGGCGACGTCCGCGACGATAGCGACGAGGAACTGCTGTCATGA